The following coding sequences lie in one Opisthocomus hoazin isolate bOpiHoa1 chromosome 7, bOpiHoa1.hap1, whole genome shotgun sequence genomic window:
- the RASSF10 gene encoding ras association domain-containing protein 10: MEPEERKISVWICQEEKLISGLSRRTTCSDVVRVLLEDSHHRRQRPALPEPGGGMLSGPPHSYCIVEKWRGFERILPNKTKILRLWVAWGDEQENVRFVLVRSEASLPSAGPRSAEARVVLSKERPGHGLGAARGSLALTQERQRRVVRKAFRKLAKINRRRQQPLPREASAAERMETLVHLVLSQDHTIRQQIQRLRELDREIDRYEAKIHLDRMKRHGVNYVQDTYLVGAGGGEPEPGREAQPAAGRPEEDYARKCEEVLQLQEQRAQQEELLEHLAAEIQRELNERWMQRRREELELAAGLGLAETDCDTTELSGGGGRGELPLEHERVKTQLSTSLYIGLKLSTDLEAVKTDLDCTQRAREERERELQRLLETLGALDVAEEPAEPRGAAGGGPGWAERARALRKDRADNDEDSDTGLSSMHSQDSDSVPVCESLV; this comes from the coding sequence atGGAGCCCGAGGAGCGGAAGATCTCGGTGTGGATCTGCCAGGAGGAGAAGCTGATCTCCGGGCTGTCCCGGCGGACCACCTGCTCGGACGTGGTGCGGGTGCTGCTGGAGGACAGCCACCACCGGCGGCAGCGGCCGGCGCTGCCCGAGCCCGGCGGCGGGATGCTGTCGGGGCCGCCGCACTCCTACTGCATCGTGGAGAAGTGGCGCGGCTTCGAGCGGATCCTGCCCAACAAGACGAAGATCCTGCGGCTCTGGGTGGCGTGGGGGGACGAGCAGGAGAACGTGCGCTTCGTGCTGGTGCGCAGCGAGGCCTCGCTGCCCAGCGCGGGGCCGCGCAGCGCCGAGGCGCGGGTGGTGCTCAGCAAGGAGCGCCCCGGCCACGGCCTGGGGGCGGCCCGCGGCAGCCTGGCGCTCACGCAGGAGCGGCAGCGGCGGGTGGTGAGGAAAGCCTTCCGCAAGCTGGCCAAGATCAACaggcggcggcagcagccgcTGCCCCGGGAGGCCTCGGCGGCGGAGAGGATGGAGACGCTGGTGCACCTGGTGCTCTCGCAGGACCACACCATCCGGCAGCAGATCCAGCGGCTCCGCGAGCTGGACCGGGAGATCGACAGGTACGAggccaagatccacctggacCGCATGAAGCGGCACGGCGTCAACTACGTGCAGGACACCTACCTggtgggggccggcggcggggagccggagccgggccgggaggcgcagcccgccgccggccgccccgagGAGGACTACGCCAGGAAGTGCGAGgaggtgctgcagctgcaggagcagcgggcgcagcaggaggagctgctggagcaccTGGCCGCCGAGATCCAGCGGGAGCTCAACGAGCGCTGGAtgcagcggcggcgggaggagctggagctggcggcggggctcggcctgGCCGAGACGGACTGCGACACCACGGAgctgagcggcggcggcggccggggcgagCTGCCGCTGGAGCACGAGCGGGTGAAGACCCAGCTCAGCACCAGCCTCTACATCGGCCTCAAGCTGAGCACCGACCTGGAGGCCGTCAAGACTGACCTGGACTGCACGCAGCGGGCgcgggaggagcgggagcgggagctgcaGCGCCTGCTGGAGACGCTGGGCGCGCTGGACGTGGCGGAGGAGCCGGCGGagccgcgcggggcggcgggcggcgggcccggctggGCGGAGCGGGCGCGGGCGCTGCGCAAGGACCGCGCCGACAACGACGAGGACTCGGACACGGGGCTGAGCTCCATGCACAGCCAGGACTCGGACTCGGTGCCCGTCTGCGAGTCCCTCGTCtag